The following proteins are encoded in a genomic region of Periophthalmus magnuspinnatus isolate fPerMag1 chromosome 23, fPerMag1.2.pri, whole genome shotgun sequence:
- the fbxl14b gene encoding F-box/LRR-repeat protein 14b: METHISCLFPEILAMIFSYLDVRDKGRVAQVCIAWRDASYHKSVWRGVEAKLHLRRANPSLFPSLQARGIRRVQILSLRRSLSYVIQGMPNIESLNLSGCYNLTDNGLGHAFVQEIPSLRVLNLSLCKQITDSSLGRIAQYLKNLEVLELGGCSNITNTGLLLVAWGLHRLKSLNLRSCRHVSDVGIGHLAGMTRSAAEGCLNLEYLTLQDCQKLTDLSLKHISKGLAKLRVLNLSFCGGISDAGMLHLSHMTSLWSLNLRSCDNISDTGAMHLAMGTLRLSGLDVSFCDKIGDQTLAYIAQGLYQLKSLSLCSCHISDDGINRMVRQMHELRTLNIGQCVRITDKGLELIADHLTQLVGIDLYGCTKITKRGLERITQLPCLKVLNLGLWQMTESEKVR, translated from the coding sequence ATGGAGACGCACATTTCGTGCCTCTTCCCAGAAATTTTGGCCATGATTTTCAGCTATCTGGATGTGAGGGACAAAGGCAGGGTAGCCCAGGTCTGTATCGCTTGGAGGGATGCGTCCTACCACAAGTCTGTATGGAGAGGGGTGGAGGCCAAGCTGCACCTCCGCAGAGCAAATCCCTCTCTGTTCCCCAGCCTCCAGGCCAGGGGCATCCGGAGAGTCCAGATCCTGTCCTTGCGCCGCAGCCTCAGCTACGTGATCCAGGGAATGCCCAACATTGAGTCCCTGAATCTGTCGGGCTGCTACAACCTGACGGACAACGGTCTGGGCCATGCGTTTGTGCAGGAGATCCCCTCTCTGCGCGTGCTCAACCTCAGCCTGTGTAAGCAGATCACAGACTCCAGTCTGGGACGCATCGCTCAGTACCTCAAGAACCTGGAGGTCCTGGAGCTCGGAGGCTGCAGTAACATCACAAACACAGGGCTCCTCCTGGTGGCCTGGGGACTGCACAGACTAAAGAGCCTGAACCTGCGCTCCTGTCGACACGTGTCTGATGTGGGCATCGGGCACTTAGCGGGCATGACCCGCAGTGCCGCAGAGGGCTGTCTGAACCTGGAGTACCTCACCCTGCAGGACTGTCAGAAACTCACAGACCTGTCGCTCAAACACATCTCCAAAGGCCTGGCCAAGCTGCGTGTGCTCAACCTCAGCTTTTGCGGGGGCATCTCAGACGCGGGCATGCTCCACCTTTCCCACATGACATCTTTGTGGAGCCTGAACCTGCGCTCTTGTGATAACATCAGTGACACTGGGGCCATGCACCTAGCCATGGGCACGCTGAGGCTCTCTGGGCTGGACGTATCCTTCTGTGATAAGATCGGAGACCAGACGCTGGCGTACATCGCACAGGGACTGTACCAGCTCAAGTCCCTgtcactctgctcctgtcacatcTCTGATGACGGCATAAACCGCATGGTGCGGCAGATGCACGAGCTGAGGACGCTGAACATCGGGCAGTGTGTGCGCATTACGGACAAAGGCCTGGAACTGATTGCAGACCATCTGACCCAGCTGGTGGGTATCGACCTGTACGGCTGCACCAAGATCACCAAGAGAGGCCTGGAACGCATAACCCAACTGCCCTGCCTAAAAGTGCTCAACCTGGGCCTGTGGCAGATGACCGAGAGCGAGAAAGTCAGGTGA